From the Leptospira perdikensis genome, the window ATACTGATCCGAAGAAGAAACCATCGGTTTCGAGTTGGAATTTTGATACATCAATTCATCAAAGGTAATCCGAATATTTTGTACTTTTGGTTTTCCTATGACACCCGTGTATCTTAAATACTTTTGAACGGGTGTAGGCATATGTCGAATGTCAGATTCCGTAACTATTGTTAAGCCAAACAATGGTTGTTTTTTAAATTCGGATTCTACTTTCGATTCAAAAGAAGACTGGATAGTCTGACATCCCAAACAAAGAAAACAAAGACTAATTCTCCAAATTTCAGTCATTCGATGATTAATATTCGCTTGTTTCATCTTTAGAATCCTCCTAAAAAATATCCGCATCGACTCTAATCCTTTTTTTGATACTAAGTGATCTAAATAGAAAGCAAAAAATTGAATTGAAATGATTAGATTGATTCTATATTCTCATCACACCATGAAGAATTTTTTACTTAGTTTACTTCCTTGGACAACAAGGGAATGGTCTGATTTTTTTGCTGATTTAACTCCTCTTCTTGGTTTGTTTATTTTTGCGGCAGAACCAAGAAACGTTATGTTAGCTCTTTATCCAGAATTGTACTTTGTATTTGGATATGGAATGCTTCGCCTAATCTCTACTGGTATTTATACAGCCATCCAACAAAGTAAAGAAATGGGTTTACAAGATTTAGAAATTCCAGAACCCATCATTGGTAAAATTTTCTATTTTATCTTTGTTCCTTTTTTCGGACTAATACTTTTCATTGCGCTCTTATGCATTGTGTCTTTATTAATTGGTTTTAATTTTTTCTTTTATATGCTGATCGAATTGTTCCTAAGTGTTGCGAGTACAGGAGGTTTAGAAATTAATTTCAATTTTCTGACCCTCTACCAATCATTAGAACCCAAAGAACAGTATTTTATTTGGGGAGTTTTTATATTTACTCTTTATCGTTATCTTCCAAAGATTTTTGAATTTTTCAAAAAAGAAACATACAAACACCAAAAAGATTCTTGGGTATGGATAGCCATGGGTACACCCAAAATTCAGAAAAACAATCAATTCCAAATGATGGTGAAAACATTTCAAAATATGATAGGAACAAAGGGCAAACCATCCGATATCTGGGAATACACTCCCCTTATCTACATTGGATTTTTATTCTTATATTTTACTTCGATCATACTGATGATTAAATTTCCATTGATGGGACCAGTTTTAACTCTGGTAATCAAAGCATTTGCTGAAATGTATTTTTTTCGACTCTACAAAGAAGCGCAAGGGATCGTAGCGTAAATCCTTTGCGCAGCAAAGATTGAAGCGTAGAGCGCGGTCGCACTCGTGCGATGCGCCCCAAAAATAGCAAAAACGATCCAATCTGTTTTTTTATCTTTGGTAAACTATGATTTACAAGAGGAAAAATTATGGCATTCCAACAAATCCAAACAGGGATCATCACTGAAAAATTAACAGAAACAAAAACTTTTTACGAAAAATGGTTAGGGTTAGAAACCAAATTCGAATCGGATTGGTTTGTATTACTTTGTTTACCAAACCGTCCCGAAGTAGAGTTAGCGATTATGAAACCTAACCAAACACAGGTGAGAAAACCTTATTTTCAAATCCCGTATCAAGGAAAAGGAATTTGGTTTATCTTCGAATCCAAAAATGTGGAAAAAGAATTTGAAAAGCTGAAAGAAAAAAAAGCACCCATAGACCTTCCTTTAACGAAAGAGGAATGGGGAGATTTACATTTCACTTTAATTGATCCAAACGGAATCGGAATCGATATTGTTCAAGAACGAAATCCAAACTAAAAATTAGAAAGACAAATAGGGATGTTCTTTCTTAACTTTGTTTTAGAAAGTAAGAAAGGATTATCCCTTGTCACAAAACCCGAATCTTTATCCAATCTGGAACAAAATGGAAGGACAATTAGATGAAACGATTGGCCTAAACCAAATTGCTTTTTTTACAGGATATAGTGATTGGCATTTTCATCGTTTGTTTAAAAAGGTCCAAGGAGAAAATGTAAAAGAATACATTCGAAGGTTACGTTTAGAAAAAGCAGCTTACGAGTTAAAAATCACAAACTTTCCTATTTTAGAAATTGCCATCGAAGCCGGTTTTTTATCACATGAAGCTTTTTCAAAAGCATTCAAACGTGTGATAGGTGTTACTCCCTCTGAATTTCGAAAAAAATACCAAAAGAAAAAATCATTATCAAATACAAATCACCAAACATTGCCAAACGGTATTTCAAAATTCGGATTTCAAAAAAAAACAATTCAATCCTTTTCAATCGCCTTCATTCGTCATATCGGATCTTATGAAGAATTACCTGGTCCTATCCCCGAAAGCCAGGAAGTAAAACAAATCCAATCTTTGATTCAAAACTGGAACTTATCACAAACAAATCATAAATGGATTGGGATCAGCCAAGATGATCCAGAGATTTCGCCAAAAGGGAAAATTCGATTTGATTTAGGAATTACAATCGGGAGTTTGCAGAAAAAAATAGACCAAGGTTTCGGGATTCAGTCCATTCCTGGCGGGCAGTATTTACAGATTCGATACCAAGGAAATTATCAAGGCCTACCAAAAATTTACGATTGGATATTGAATGAATATATAAAAACAACTACAATCAAATTAAAAAACCAACCACCTTGGGAGTGTTATTTGAATCCATTTGAAAACAATGTAAATAAACGAATTACGGACATCTACATTCCTATTCGCTAATGAATTCTTGTTAGTTACTCCCAAGTTGGTCAAAACTTCTTATAGTTTTTAAGAGCTTATCAAATTTTTATTTATCCAAGGCTTCAAGATAGGAGGCACTGTCTTCATAAAAATGATAAGAGAATATCTTTCCATCTTTGATTTGAACTTTCAAAGCCCAGTCACTTTCAAAGGGTTTGTTAGTTTGTTTTATAATATGCAAAAAACTCCCACTGGCAAACACCCAATCTTTTTTGCCAACAATTTGATCTACTTGGAATCGTTTGGTATCAAACTGTGATCCCATATTTTTTAAGAATTCTTCTGCTCCTGAAATACCAGTATAAGTTCCATACAATTGGTTTTCGATGCGATTTTGGTTGCGAACCGCTGTAATCGTTGTTTGCGGATGAAAACAATTCAACACACCCTTCGCATTCCCTTTTCCAAACTCACTAAAAAATGTCTCCAGAACCTTTTCCCCAGAGGGAGAAGCCGATTTGGCCAACAATCCAACACTTCCAAACAACAATGTAGCTAAAACTACGATTGATTTCATTTATATCTCCTTAAATAACGATACCGACAGTATCGTTATTCGATACCATACGTATCGAAATATGATTGACAGTCAATATTTTTTTATGGAATTTTGATTTATGGCAGTAAAAAAGAAAATAACACCAAAAACTGCGGGCCGACCTAGATCTGATGATTTAGAACCTTTAATACTCAAAACAACTTATGAGATGTTAGCAAAAAAAGGTTATCATGGGTTTTCCATTGATGATATTGTATCGGAAACGGGGATCGCAAAAACAACTATCTACAGACGATGGCCAAACAAAGCAAATCTTGCTATGAACACAGTCACTCATATGATTTCACCTTATTTGGAATTTCCGAAAGAAGTTCCCTTTAAGAAGGCAGTACTCGACCAAATGGAAGCATTATCCGTTGTATTTTCTGGAAAATTTGGACGTGTTATTTCCACTTTAATAGGGGCCGGGCAACAAGATTTAGAATTGTCCGAATCAATTTTGGAAAACTATCTTTTACCCAGAAGAAAAGCAGCCAAAGATTTTTTCCAACATGCCGTCGAATCCAAACAGATTCAACTTCTTTCTGACTCAGAAATTGATGTTTGTATGGATATTCTTTATGGTTCTCTTTACTTTCGTTTACTACTCAAACATGAAAAACCACAGTTCCAGGATTTACGATCTTGGTTAGAAAGATTTTTAAAAACATTAGAAAAATAACCAAATTTTGCTTTTTCCTTTTTTAATTTTTATTAGGATCGACGGACATGACACACTTAACAAAACTCTGGATCCTTTCATTTTTTATATTTGAGTCCTGTGTTATTTTTCAAGCAACGAAAGTGCCGACAAATAATCTAAAGGCGGCAATCGAAACAAAATCAAACAAAACCCCTACAGTTGTTTTTCTTGGGGATAGTATCACTCATGGTCGAGTGAGTTATGATTATGTAGGTTCTATAGCAAAACATCCTGCTTTAGCCGATTACCAAGTGATTAATGAAGGAATTAACAGTCGCCTAACCGTTCAAATCTTAGAACAACTCGAAAACTTAAAAGAACTAAAACCCGATTATGTTTTTCTTTTGATTGGAACCAATGACTTAAAGGCCACACTATCAGAAGAGGAATACAAACGTTATGAGAAAATTTGGAAATTAAAAGATCCTGTTTCCGAAACAAGTTTTGTGAACAATCTAACTAAGATCATCCAAACCATCCAAAAAGAAACAAAAGCCAAACTCATTGTGTTTTCACCACCTATTTTAGGTGAGGATTCAAACTCCATTCCTTTCCAAAGATCAAAACGATTTGCTGAACTGACCAAACAAGTATCAACAAAAGAAAACACAATCTACAAACCTCTACATGAGGCCCTATCGAAAGGTCTGGAAGAATCCAATCTGAGTCCTCGAAAATCTTATACCCAAAACACTTGGAGTATGTATTGGACCATTCTGAAATATTATTCCACTACCTATAGTTGGAATGATCTAGGAGAAACAAATGGTTACTATTATTTAACAGATGCAATCCATTTGAATGAACGAGGTGGTAAGATTTTGGAAACCATGGCCTTACAGGAAATTTTACCCAAAAAGGAATAATAGATATAGTATCAGTCGATTGATCCTATCCCGATTTGATATTAATTTTTAGACCTAAGTACAATGATGGGAATTTCTGCGGGGCAATAAAAACGAACAGGAATGATCGACCAACCTATTCCACTTGAGATAAAAACATCCTCTCCAAAACGATTCTTTTTAAAACCTTTATCCAGTAATTTATCAGTTACTGGCAAAACAGGAGAGTATTCAAAAAATGGAATCCGAATCTGGCCACCATGAGTGTGACCTGTGAGAAATAAATCCACTTTTGTATTATGGTTTGTATTTGAGGAATCAGGGTTATGAGCGAGAATAATTCTAAAAATATTATCGGCCTTAGATAAATTCACTGAGTCTATTTCAAAGTGATCCTCCCAAAAATCACCTAACCCAACAAATGCGATTTCCTTATTTTTTCTACGGATCAAAATTTCTTTGTTCCTTGCTGATTTTCCACTCTCTTCTAATAACTTAAGTGAGAGTTTATGATTGGCCCAATGGTCGTGATTTCCATTCACAAAAAGAACCTGTTCTTTAGCCGAAAACTGATTTAGAAAAGGCCAAACTGCTAATAATTCAATATCTCGATTTCTTTTTTTTACATAATCACCGAGTCCAACAATCACGTCAGGGTTCAAATCATTTGTTTTTAAGACCAAACGTTGAATCCAAAACTCAGGATTTAGAAAACCATAATGTAGGTCGGTAACAACAGCAATTTTAAAACCGTCGAACTCCTTGGGAATCCGTTCGGAATAGAATTCGTACTCAGGAAATCGGACCACATACCTTTCTATAAAAAATGAATTGATACATAAAAATAAAAACAGTAAGGATATAAATTTAATTTTTTTTCCGAATTTCATTTGGATAACACTATTTTAAGAAATGAACTAAACTTACCAGATTTTTTATCGTCATAGAGAACATAAATCGTGTTATAGTATGATTGATTAAAAGCCGATTTAATTGTAAGAACGACCGAAAGACCGTCCACTTTGGAGACTAGGGAATGTCCGCAGAAACAAACGAAATCAGCCGCTTTGAAAGAACTTTATTCCGCAAAGGAATCTCCCTAATTGTTTACACAAAGTACGGACTCAGTGCTGTTTTTTTGCTGGGGGTTGCTTCTAACTTTGCCACAAAAAGTTTTGTACCTAACTTCATCGGATCTCTGATTTTTTTACTCAATGGTCTCATCCCTGGTCATTTTCTGCGCAAAGGAAAAGAAATTTCAAGAACTTGGGCATTTACTATTATCTTCATCGACCTACTAATATTAGTTAGCTTTTTCTACCTAGATGTTTATAATAACTATACAAAAGGTGATGCAAGTAACACGATTAACGCTGGCATTTTTTATATTATATTTGTTTTCATTGCAATTTATTCTAGTTTTCTTTTTGAATCTAAACTAGTAATGATAGTAGGAATCTTTTCCACCTGTCTTTATTTAGGTGGGATTTACTTATCCAAAATTCTTGGTTCTGCACTTGTCGCCAAACCTTATCCTGATATGTTACGGGCAAACCATATCATCGTTGCGACGGAAGTTCAAAAAGTCATTTTTTTCTTTGGCGTTATTTTTAGTTTACGTTTTGTAGTCAGTTTGATGCGAGAGATGCAATCCGATTTAAAAATAAAACTGAAAGATACATTAGAAAAACAAACATTTATTACAAACAAATCGAATCAAATGGAAAAGTCGGCAACCACCCTAGCCACTTCCGTAGACACACTTCAATCTATGTCTGATGAACTACATAACCAATCTCAAAATCAAGCTGCCTCCGTGGAAGAAATCTCAGCTTCCGTGGAGGAACTTTCCTCTTCTGCCGTAAGTTCTGCAAACTTAGTGGAAGATCAAGTGGCAAGAGTCAAAATTGTGGACCAAGACTTTATCTCTCTTCAAAATATCAGTGAAAGTGTAAAATCCAAAACCACACAAATTGCAAAAGACGTAAGTCTTTCTGCCGATTTTAGCAAAAAAGTAAAAACATCCTCAGAAGAACTCAATAGCATTTATTCGGAACTCAATAAAGCTTTCTCCAAAGTAGAAGAAATCAATCAAATGATGTCAGAAATCGCAGACCAAACCAACTTATTAGCGTTAAATGCATCAATTGAAGCAGCCCGTGCTGGAGAACATGGACGAGGATTTGCTGTAGTGGCACAAGAAGTGGCAAAACTTGCTGACCGTTCACAGTCCAATGCAGGAACCATTGCAAAAATCGTAAAAGAAGCCGGTCTCAAAATCAATGAAGGAACCCGATTTTCAAAAGAAGTAAAAACCCAAGTGGAAAGCCAAAACCAAGAATTACTTCGAATCGAAAGTGAAATTCTAAGTTTAGAAGGCCACGTCACCGAACAAGAAAATTTAAACGCCAAACTCAGAGTTACTTTCTCAGAACTCCATGTATTGTCTGAACAAATTGGAGTGATTGCACAGGAACAAATGACTGGCAGTAAAGAAATTAACCATGCGATCACAGTGATTGATGAAACCACACAAAAGCTGGCAGACTCTGTCCAACTCCTCTCTGAGGAGATCAATGAGATCCATTCGCAATCGAAACAGCTAACGGCAGGCTAAGGGATTTCCCTTTACACTGAACAAAGTTTTAGGAACAAAACCTGTCTTTACAACAGGTAGCTTTCCTAAAATCTTGGGAAATTGTAGGAAATAAATTGATTAGCTTAGTATGCCATGTTGAAATCTAAACAAACCAGTCGGCCCGGCCAACGAATCGAAGATACCATTATGGCAATTTTGGAAGAGGATCCTTGTAATGAGGAAAGTCTGTTCCAAAAAATCAAACAAGGGCAAACCCATACTTTAGAAGACTCACAAATTTATTCTGCTTTGTTAAAGGTTCTTACTTCCTTAGACATCTCTGAAAATGAA encodes:
- a CDS encoding VOC family protein gives rise to the protein MAFQQIQTGIITEKLTETKTFYEKWLGLETKFESDWFVLLCLPNRPEVELAIMKPNQTQVRKPYFQIPYQGKGIWFIFESKNVEKEFEKLKEKKAPIDLPLTKEEWGDLHFTLIDPNGIGIDIVQERNPN
- a CDS encoding AraC family transcriptional regulator produces the protein MEGQLDETIGLNQIAFFTGYSDWHFHRLFKKVQGENVKEYIRRLRLEKAAYELKITNFPILEIAIEAGFLSHEAFSKAFKRVIGVTPSEFRKKYQKKKSLSNTNHQTLPNGISKFGFQKKTIQSFSIAFIRHIGSYEELPGPIPESQEVKQIQSLIQNWNLSQTNHKWIGISQDDPEISPKGKIRFDLGITIGSLQKKIDQGFGIQSIPGGQYLQIRYQGNYQGLPKIYDWILNEYIKTTTIKLKNQPPWECYLNPFENNVNKRITDIYIPIR
- a CDS encoding nuclear transport factor 2 family protein, which codes for MKSIVVLATLLFGSVGLLAKSASPSGEKVLETFFSEFGKGNAKGVLNCFHPQTTITAVRNQNRIENQLYGTYTGISGAEEFLKNMGSQFDTKRFQVDQIVGKKDWVFASGSFLHIIKQTNKPFESDWALKVQIKDGKIFSYHFYEDSASYLEALDK
- a CDS encoding TetR/AcrR family transcriptional regulator; amino-acid sequence: MAVKKKITPKTAGRPRSDDLEPLILKTTYEMLAKKGYHGFSIDDIVSETGIAKTTIYRRWPNKANLAMNTVTHMISPYLEFPKEVPFKKAVLDQMEALSVVFSGKFGRVISTLIGAGQQDLELSESILENYLLPRRKAAKDFFQHAVESKQIQLLSDSEIDVCMDILYGSLYFRLLLKHEKPQFQDLRSWLERFLKTLEK
- a CDS encoding SGNH/GDSL hydrolase family protein, with protein sequence MTHLTKLWILSFFIFESCVIFQATKVPTNNLKAAIETKSNKTPTVVFLGDSITHGRVSYDYVGSIAKHPALADYQVINEGINSRLTVQILEQLENLKELKPDYVFLLIGTNDLKATLSEEEYKRYEKIWKLKDPVSETSFVNNLTKIIQTIQKETKAKLIVFSPPILGEDSNSIPFQRSKRFAELTKQVSTKENTIYKPLHEALSKGLEESNLSPRKSYTQNTWSMYWTILKYYSTTYSWNDLGETNGYYYLTDAIHLNERGGKILETMALQEILPKKE
- a CDS encoding metallophosphoesterase, whose amino-acid sequence is MKFGKKIKFISLLFLFLCINSFFIERYVVRFPEYEFYSERIPKEFDGFKIAVVTDLHYGFLNPEFWIQRLVLKTNDLNPDVIVGLGDYVKKRNRDIELLAVWPFLNQFSAKEQVLFVNGNHDHWANHKLSLKLLEESGKSARNKEILIRRKNKEIAFVGLGDFWEDHFEIDSVNLSKADNIFRIILAHNPDSSNTNHNTKVDLFLTGHTHGGQIRIPFFEYSPVLPVTDKLLDKGFKKNRFGEDVFISSGIGWSIIPVRFYCPAEIPIIVLRSKN
- a CDS encoding methyl-accepting chemotaxis protein, which gives rise to MSAETNEISRFERTLFRKGISLIVYTKYGLSAVFLLGVASNFATKSFVPNFIGSLIFLLNGLIPGHFLRKGKEISRTWAFTIIFIDLLILVSFFYLDVYNNYTKGDASNTINAGIFYIIFVFIAIYSSFLFESKLVMIVGIFSTCLYLGGIYLSKILGSALVAKPYPDMLRANHIIVATEVQKVIFFFGVIFSLRFVVSLMREMQSDLKIKLKDTLEKQTFITNKSNQMEKSATTLATSVDTLQSMSDELHNQSQNQAASVEEISASVEELSSSAVSSANLVEDQVARVKIVDQDFISLQNISESVKSKTTQIAKDVSLSADFSKKVKTSSEELNSIYSELNKAFSKVEEINQMMSEIADQTNLLALNASIEAARAGEHGRGFAVVAQEVAKLADRSQSNAGTIAKIVKEAGLKINEGTRFSKEVKTQVESQNQELLRIESEILSLEGHVTEQENLNAKLRVTFSELHVLSEQIGVIAQEQMTGSKEINHAITVIDETTQKLADSVQLLSEEINEIHSQSKQLTAG